Proteins encoded by one window of Tunturibacter psychrotolerans:
- a CDS encoding BlaI/MecI/CopY family transcriptional regulator has protein sequence MPPKKSITLTEAELRLMRILWARGESAVGELVAAMPEALAYNSVLTTIRILEQKGYVRHRQEGRAFLYIPCVAEQEASRSEVRHMMQRFFGNSREKLLLSLLGDDEVTTEELQRLKEAIAAAADDRAGDEL, from the coding sequence ATGCCCCCAAAGAAGTCCATCACGTTGACAGAGGCTGAGTTACGGCTCATGAGGATTCTGTGGGCGCGTGGCGAGTCGGCTGTGGGAGAGCTGGTGGCGGCCATGCCAGAGGCGCTGGCCTATAACTCGGTGCTGACGACGATTCGGATCTTGGAGCAGAAGGGCTACGTGCGGCACCGGCAGGAGGGGCGGGCGTTTCTGTATATCCCATGCGTTGCCGAGCAGGAGGCTAGCCGGTCGGAGGTTCGTCATATGATGCAGCGGTTCTTCGGCAACTCGCGGGAGAAGTTGTTGCTTTCGCTGCTTGGGGATGATGAGGTGACGACGGAGGAGTTGCAACGGCTGAAAGAAGCGATTGCAGCGGCAGCGGACGACCGCGCGGGAGACGAACTGTAA
- a CDS encoding SRPBCC family protein yields the protein MIRIDETTTIEAPIQRCFDLSRSVEVHLLRNVHSGEQALAISGLTSGLQGLSDRVTWRAKHFGVWHNLTNEVTAIEPPTYFQVTMNKGIFRYMQADHYFRTLPSGATEMTDHFRIASPPPILGLLAEKLFLRRYMLALIRERNAVIKQLAESSDWKFYLPKEAVGKTTPS from the coding sequence ATGATCCGTATCGATGAGACCACCACGATCGAAGCACCCATTCAACGCTGCTTCGACCTCTCCCGCAGCGTGGAAGTCCATCTCCTTAGAAATGTTCACTCCGGCGAACAAGCCCTCGCAATAAGCGGCCTCACCTCCGGCCTCCAAGGCCTCTCCGACCGCGTCACCTGGCGAGCCAAACACTTCGGCGTCTGGCACAACCTCACCAACGAAGTCACGGCCATCGAACCGCCAACCTACTTCCAAGTGACCATGAACAAAGGAATATTCCGCTACATGCAGGCCGACCACTACTTCCGCACGCTCCCCTCCGGCGCGACCGAGATGACCGACCACTTCCGAATAGCCTCTCCCCCTCCGATCCTTGGCCTCTTAGCCGAAAAACTCTTCCTCCGCCGATACATGCTCGCGCTCATTCGCGAACGCAACGCTGTCATCAAGCAACTCGCCGAGTCCTCAGACTGGAAGTTCTACCTCCCAAAAGAAGCAGTGGGGAAAACAACACCATCATGA
- a CDS encoding acyltransferase family protein, with protein MTTMSAPSETPWPSLTGARPARLLSLDFLRGLTIAFMILVNNNGDEQLAYWPLKHAAWNGFTPTDLVFPTFLFLVGISTVFSTASRLAQGATKQSLFLHVLRRSITLYVLGLLIHGFPFFNLHTMRFYGVLPRIAICYFIIATLYILSPGWRSKAALAIGALAAYWILMRFVPVPGYGVPTHDIPLLDRDANLTAWLDRQLFSASHLYEHTRDPEGLLSTIPALATALFGVVTGIWLRTQRTLTQKITGIAIAGISGILLGGLWNITFPINKKLWTSSYALFAAGLSLSLLALSLFIVDLRRTPGKQDHSGALKPFFIFGTNAIVAYAFSELLAALLYSIHTHPGVTLQQSIFRSFQQVVPNVPFASLLYSIAFVAVCWLFVAVLYRRKIFIKI; from the coding sequence ATGACAACGATGAGCGCACCCTCCGAAACCCCCTGGCCATCCTTAACCGGCGCACGGCCCGCACGCCTCCTCTCGCTCGACTTCCTGCGGGGCCTCACCATCGCCTTCATGATCCTCGTCAACAACAACGGCGATGAACAGTTGGCCTACTGGCCACTCAAGCACGCGGCCTGGAATGGCTTCACTCCGACAGACCTCGTCTTCCCCACCTTCCTCTTCCTCGTCGGCATCTCGACCGTCTTCTCCACTGCCTCGCGACTCGCCCAAGGCGCCACGAAACAATCCCTCTTCCTCCACGTCCTGCGCCGCTCCATCACGCTCTACGTACTCGGCCTGCTCATACACGGCTTCCCTTTCTTCAATCTCCACACCATGCGCTTTTACGGCGTACTTCCACGCATCGCCATCTGCTACTTCATCATCGCCACGCTCTACATCCTGAGTCCCGGCTGGCGTAGCAAAGCAGCTCTCGCGATCGGCGCTCTAGCCGCTTATTGGATCCTCATGCGCTTCGTTCCCGTCCCTGGATACGGCGTCCCTACCCACGACATTCCCCTCCTCGATCGGGACGCGAACCTCACCGCATGGCTCGATCGTCAGCTATTTTCAGCTTCCCATCTCTACGAGCACACCCGTGATCCCGAGGGCCTTCTCAGCACGATCCCTGCCCTGGCCACCGCTCTCTTCGGAGTCGTCACCGGCATCTGGCTACGCACCCAGCGAACGCTCACACAGAAGATAACCGGCATCGCCATCGCTGGCATCAGCGGCATTCTGCTGGGCGGTCTCTGGAACATTACGTTCCCCATCAACAAAAAACTCTGGACCAGCTCCTACGCTCTCTTCGCCGCAGGCCTCAGCCTCTCCCTCCTGGCACTAAGCCTGTTCATCGTTGATCTACGAAGAACACCAGGCAAACAAGATCACTCGGGCGCCCTCAAACCCTTCTTCATCTTCGGAACCAACGCCATCGTCGCCTACGCCTTCTCGGAGTTGCTTGCAGCCCTCCTCTACAGCATTCACACGCATCCGGGCGTCACTTTGCAGCAATCGATCTTTCGCTCATTCCAACAGGTAGTTCCGAATGTGCCCTTCGCCTCCCTGCTCTACTCCATTGCATTCGTAGCCGTCTGCTGGCTCTTCGTCGCCGTACTCTACCGCCGCAAAATCTTTATCAAGATCTAA
- the fdhD gene encoding formate dehydrogenase accessory sulfurtransferase FdhD, whose protein sequence is MNGSNPTFTPQPDVETNRAAHQVAIEKVTGLNSHHTEDILAVEEPLEIQLAHGPLNARSLKSISVTMRTPGHDFDLAAGFLMTEGVVRDPNDIDQIVYAAGSISEVGATNPTQSSLPYQPTKNVVRVELAPDVVVSLANLERNFYTTSSCGICGKASLLALQTVCPPRRKNAFDIDARILYKLPDRLREAQSLFNRTGGIHGAALFNAAGNLLAAREDVGRHNAVDKLLGAEFLADRTPLRNALLLLSGRASFELLQKALMGGVPMVVAVGAPSSLAVQVAKDFDITLIGFLRDNHFNIYHGAEHILGHASN, encoded by the coding sequence ATGAACGGCTCTAATCCCACCTTCACTCCGCAACCCGATGTCGAGACCAACCGAGCCGCACACCAGGTCGCGATCGAAAAAGTCACCGGCCTCAACTCACATCACACCGAAGACATACTCGCCGTAGAAGAACCCCTCGAAATTCAGCTGGCCCACGGCCCACTCAACGCACGATCCCTAAAATCCATCTCCGTGACGATGCGCACACCAGGCCACGACTTCGACCTGGCAGCGGGCTTCCTCATGACCGAGGGCGTAGTGCGCGACCCAAACGACATCGACCAGATCGTCTACGCCGCCGGCAGCATCAGCGAAGTCGGCGCAACAAACCCAACACAAAGTTCGCTTCCCTATCAGCCCACCAAAAACGTTGTCCGCGTCGAACTCGCACCAGACGTCGTCGTCAGCCTCGCCAATCTTGAACGCAACTTCTACACAACCTCAAGCTGCGGCATCTGCGGCAAAGCCTCTCTTCTAGCGCTGCAAACGGTCTGCCCGCCGCGCCGCAAAAACGCCTTCGACATCGACGCCAGGATTCTCTACAAACTACCCGACCGCCTGCGCGAAGCCCAAAGCCTCTTCAATCGAACCGGAGGAATCCACGGCGCGGCCCTCTTCAATGCCGCGGGCAATCTCCTCGCCGCACGCGAAGATGTAGGCCGTCATAACGCTGTCGATAAACTCCTCGGCGCCGAATTTCTTGCCGACCGCACTCCCCTCCGCAACGCATTGCTTCTGCTCTCCGGCCGAGCCAGCTTCGAGCTCCTGCAAAAAGCACTCATGGGCGGAGTTCCCATGGTCGTCGCCGTAGGCGCCCCCTCCAGCCTCGCCGTACAAGTCGCAAAAGACTTCGATATCACCCTCATTGGCTTCCTTCGCGACAACCACTTCAACATCTACCACGGCGCAGAACACATCCTCGGGCACGCCTCGAACTAA
- a CDS encoding Do family serine endopeptidase — protein MSFETNKLVGKAGRVAVPAGAAAALVLAAGMFVHHNGVHAAMISSPISSPAPMDDNSVSSLVALDNAVEAVAARVTPAVVNVAVTSRGSAEHQVGEDQEDGQEQGPQGQSLPPGLQQFFGQLPPGMMQQQRPQQPQLEHGIGSGIIISPDGYIVTNNHVVDGAVEMRVTLHDRRVLKAKLVGHDPLTDLAVIKVDAHDLPSIAWGDSTKLKPGQTVLAFGSPFGYFQFSVTRGIVSAVDRQNPYRDDARKPGGYIQTDAAINPGNSGGPLVNARGELVGINTFIISNGGSFAGAGFAIPSQIVRTTAEQLIKTGTVHHGYLGISMNDVTPENASFFNLKDATGAIVAQITPDSPAARAGLKNGDVIVELNGQKIVNGGALQVAVSEDTPGTSIDLGIIRNGSQQTVKVQVGEFHKEAEVASDSEGATPQKAKLGLAVAELTPDVRQQLHIPSQVQGVAIQSVRPGSPADDASLAPGDVILEVDRHPVTSAEQFVNAAHANPDGKDLLLLVWSRGGASYRVVHPDSGNQSGM, from the coding sequence ATGTCATTTGAAACTAATAAATTAGTAGGTAAGGCGGGACGGGTTGCCGTTCCTGCAGGTGCTGCCGCGGCTCTCGTGTTGGCAGCTGGGATGTTCGTTCATCACAATGGGGTTCATGCGGCCATGATCTCCTCGCCGATCTCGTCGCCGGCACCGATGGATGACAACAGTGTTTCGTCACTGGTTGCTTTGGATAATGCCGTTGAGGCGGTTGCGGCGCGGGTTACACCTGCGGTGGTGAACGTTGCTGTTACGTCGCGTGGCTCGGCGGAGCACCAGGTTGGTGAGGATCAGGAGGATGGTCAGGAGCAGGGACCGCAAGGACAGAGCCTGCCGCCTGGTCTTCAGCAGTTCTTTGGGCAGCTGCCTCCAGGGATGATGCAGCAGCAGCGTCCGCAACAGCCGCAGCTTGAGCATGGGATTGGCAGCGGAATTATTATTTCGCCCGATGGATATATTGTGACCAACAATCACGTGGTCGATGGCGCGGTGGAGATGCGCGTGACGCTGCATGACCGGCGAGTGTTGAAGGCGAAGCTGGTGGGGCACGATCCGCTGACTGATCTCGCGGTGATCAAAGTGGATGCGCATGATCTGCCGAGCATCGCGTGGGGTGATTCGACGAAGCTGAAGCCGGGACAGACTGTTTTGGCGTTCGGCAGCCCGTTTGGATACTTTCAGTTTTCGGTGACGCGTGGAATTGTAAGCGCGGTGGATCGGCAGAATCCTTATCGCGATGATGCGCGGAAGCCGGGTGGATATATTCAGACGGATGCTGCGATCAATCCGGGCAACTCTGGTGGACCGCTGGTGAATGCGCGCGGCGAGCTGGTGGGGATCAATACTTTCATCATCTCGAATGGTGGTTCGTTTGCCGGTGCTGGGTTTGCCATTCCTTCGCAGATTGTGCGGACGACGGCGGAGCAGCTGATCAAGACCGGCACTGTGCATCATGGGTATCTCGGTATCAGCATGAACGATGTGACGCCTGAGAATGCGAGCTTCTTCAACCTGAAGGATGCGACGGGTGCGATTGTGGCGCAGATAACGCCTGACTCGCCTGCTGCGCGTGCGGGGCTGAAGAATGGCGACGTGATCGTCGAGTTGAATGGACAGAAGATCGTGAACGGTGGCGCGCTCCAGGTTGCGGTGAGCGAGGATACTCCGGGAACTTCGATTGATCTGGGAATCATTCGCAATGGCTCGCAGCAGACTGTGAAGGTGCAGGTTGGCGAGTTCCACAAAGAGGCCGAAGTAGCGAGCGATAGTGAGGGTGCGACACCGCAGAAAGCGAAGCTTGGTCTTGCTGTGGCAGAGCTAACTCCGGATGTGCGGCAACAGCTGCATATTCCTTCGCAGGTGCAGGGAGTTGCGATTCAGAGTGTTCGCCCGGGCAGCCCGGCCGACGATGCGAGCCTTGCTCCTGGCGACGTGATCCTTGAGGTCGATCGTCATCCGGTGACTTCGGCGGAGCAGTTCGTGAATGCGGCGCATGCGAATCCGGATGGGAAGGATTTGCTGCTGTTGGTCTGGTCGCGAGGCGGAGCAAGTTACCGCGTGGTTCATCCTGATTCGGGGAACCAAAGCGGTATGTAG
- a CDS encoding GRP family sugar transporter, producing the protein MALVVEETGKTGLSLHGLGVVCGLSAGVWLGAAEAPTKLVNAGFSPFAISLCMVAGVFTARWTFPTLLKGTGYVFEDLAERKHLMVWALLAGALWAVANTLTVFAIRDVGLAVAFPMWNANSLIGLFWGRVLFRELEGASGRNIAKVVLGAIAIVIAAVMLGFSTIHGGAMGRHAVRGIVAALGASLMWGTMYVPYRKAYLSGMNPLSFVTVFTVGELGTVLALTLALDGGLHSSAFQLFRVSGALFWLFLGGFVWVIGDLFQQFATKYLGIGRGIPLSNTNQLWGLAWGALVFGELAKADRQHRWMVIGGSVIMILGALAISTAVASAKEGNSTNEAVLRECRRYGLDYQRTIMAQAGDEFGGRDERRRWWDYIIVLTAIAVFVTLGVRAVVPPLTMDLRWVVILSVVLVASLMVGGWSLWRRTRFN; encoded by the coding sequence ATGGCATTGGTCGTAGAGGAGACAGGAAAGACGGGCTTGTCGCTGCATGGCCTGGGTGTCGTCTGCGGGTTGTCGGCTGGAGTTTGGTTGGGAGCGGCCGAGGCTCCAACGAAGTTGGTGAATGCAGGGTTTTCGCCGTTTGCGATCTCGTTGTGTATGGTCGCCGGAGTGTTCACGGCGCGATGGACCTTTCCTACTCTGTTGAAGGGGACGGGGTATGTCTTCGAGGATCTGGCGGAGAGGAAACACCTGATGGTTTGGGCGCTGCTGGCAGGGGCGTTGTGGGCAGTGGCGAATACTCTGACTGTGTTCGCGATTCGCGACGTGGGTTTGGCGGTGGCGTTTCCGATGTGGAATGCGAACTCGCTGATTGGATTGTTCTGGGGGCGCGTGCTGTTTCGTGAGTTGGAGGGCGCGAGCGGCAGAAATATTGCGAAGGTTGTGCTGGGTGCGATTGCAATTGTAATTGCCGCGGTGATGCTGGGTTTCAGCACGATCCACGGCGGGGCAATGGGAAGGCATGCTGTTCGCGGAATCGTTGCGGCGTTGGGCGCGAGCCTAATGTGGGGGACGATGTACGTTCCGTATCGCAAGGCGTATCTCAGCGGGATGAATCCGCTTTCATTTGTGACGGTGTTTACGGTGGGCGAGTTGGGAACGGTGCTGGCGCTGACGCTGGCTCTGGATGGAGGGTTGCATTCGTCGGCGTTCCAACTGTTTCGTGTGTCCGGAGCGTTGTTCTGGCTTTTCCTGGGTGGGTTTGTGTGGGTGATCGGAGACCTGTTTCAGCAATTTGCGACGAAGTATCTGGGGATTGGGCGCGGGATTCCGCTTTCAAATACCAATCAACTTTGGGGGCTCGCGTGGGGTGCGCTGGTGTTTGGCGAACTGGCGAAGGCTGACAGGCAGCATCGATGGATGGTGATTGGAGGGTCGGTGATCATGATCCTTGGGGCGCTGGCCATCAGCACGGCGGTGGCTTCGGCTAAGGAAGGGAACTCGACGAATGAGGCAGTGCTGCGGGAGTGCAGGCGATACGGCTTGGACTATCAACGAACGATAATGGCGCAGGCTGGAGATGAGTTCGGCGGGAGGGACGAGCGGCGTCGCTGGTGGGATTACATCATTGTTCTGACTGCGATTGCAGTCTTTGTCACGTTGGGGGTTCGAGCGGTAGTGCCGCCGCTGACCATGGACCTTCGTTGGGTCGTGATTCTGAGTGTGGTGTTGGTTGCGAGTTTGATGGTTGGAGGTTGGAGCCTCTGGCGGAGGACGCGATTTAACTGA
- a CDS encoding M56 family metallopeptidase gives MDSSLLHGVESLSRVAAGSVVSGLWQGLVLAAAVWICLRLMPKTTAAIRFAVWTAVFGVLALLPLLHAYGLRGDGEASAHGAFVQVDVRWSLAIAVLWFGVSMVRAVKLAIGAVQLRGIWKRSTPVEMSTGWDSALVAAGWRGATVCTSADVDRPSVIGFFSPRILIPREMFERLTTSELEHIVLHEMGHLRRADDWINLLQKISLVLVPLNPVLLWIERRLCFERELACDDAVLRFTKAPKAYATCLTNLAEQRLGRRAAALSLGAWEKQSELVRRVHSILRRREGMSRTQAGVMMSVLVLAVVGGAAGLSRCPQFVSFSGGAVSIHEEAQSFASGDATYQPVAFHPSAAAIPAAGMAHETLLKVSMPVATTVQATRPKTQVAAKRHRPLHAASLMRVKQDRAMQQTQRMERWVVLTSWQESSQPRMVLTVSGGRVFSSSFAAVPTEGGWLVIQL, from the coding sequence ATGGACTCGAGCCTGTTGCACGGTGTTGAGAGTCTGTCGCGGGTGGCGGCTGGCTCGGTGGTGTCGGGCTTGTGGCAGGGGCTTGTGTTGGCTGCTGCGGTATGGATCTGTTTGCGATTGATGCCGAAGACGACGGCTGCGATCCGGTTTGCGGTGTGGACGGCGGTGTTTGGGGTTCTTGCGTTGCTGCCGCTGTTGCATGCGTATGGATTGCGGGGTGACGGCGAAGCGTCAGCACATGGCGCGTTCGTGCAGGTGGATGTGCGATGGAGTCTTGCTATTGCGGTGCTGTGGTTCGGTGTATCGATGGTGCGGGCGGTGAAGCTCGCGATCGGTGCGGTGCAACTGCGCGGAATATGGAAACGCTCAACGCCGGTTGAGATGAGCACAGGTTGGGATTCTGCGTTAGTTGCAGCCGGGTGGCGTGGAGCGACCGTATGCACGTCGGCGGATGTGGACCGGCCTAGCGTGATTGGGTTTTTTTCTCCGCGGATTTTGATTCCACGAGAGATGTTTGAGCGGCTTACTACGAGCGAATTGGAACATATTGTTCTGCATGAGATGGGACATCTGCGGCGGGCAGATGATTGGATCAATCTGTTGCAGAAGATCAGCCTTGTGCTGGTGCCGCTAAATCCGGTGCTGTTGTGGATTGAACGGAGGCTGTGCTTCGAACGCGAGCTGGCCTGTGATGATGCGGTGCTGCGTTTTACGAAGGCCCCGAAGGCTTATGCAACATGCCTGACGAATCTGGCCGAGCAGCGGCTGGGGCGTAGGGCTGCTGCGCTTTCGCTGGGTGCGTGGGAGAAGCAGTCCGAGTTGGTGCGGCGGGTGCATAGCATTTTGCGACGTCGCGAAGGGATGAGCCGGACGCAGGCGGGCGTGATGATGAGCGTGCTAGTGCTTGCGGTTGTTGGCGGTGCCGCCGGACTTTCGCGTTGCCCACAATTTGTTTCGTTCTCTGGTGGAGCGGTGTCGATCCATGAAGAGGCGCAGAGTTTTGCTTCGGGCGATGCGACATACCAGCCTGTCGCGTTTCATCCGTCTGCAGCGGCCATTCCGGCTGCGGGCATGGCACATGAGACGCTGTTGAAAGTTTCTATGCCGGTGGCGACGACTGTGCAGGCTACGCGGCCTAAGACTCAGGTAGCTGCTAAGCGACATCGTCCCCTGCATGCGGCATCGTTGATGCGCGTGAAGCAGGATCGCGCAATGCAACAGACCCAGCGGATGGAACGATGGGTGGTGCTGACATCGTGGCAGGAGTCATCGCAGCCAAGGATGGTGCTTACCGTGTCGGGTGGGCGAGTGTTTTCTTCTTCGTTTGCAGCCGTGCCTACCGAGGGCGGCTGGCTGGTCATTCAACTTTAA
- a CDS encoding carbohydrate kinase family protein: MTKASKVDLVGVGLNATDTVIPLTDYPSRGSKVEYRTATVLPGGQVASTVVACQRWGMSTRYVGKLGDDAAAALHREAFAHAGVETQLITAAGAASPQSLILVDAGGERTVLCRRDERLILQPADLDREWVVNARALHVDGHDTAAATLAATWARAADIPVIADLDELYPGVEELIANVDYLVVSRDFPRRLMTEPNLEKALQKIQHHYGCALVAATLGEEGVVGWDGKQLHHASAYCVSVVDTTGAGDIFHAGFIYGLLQNWPLERQLDFACAAAALNCTAVGARGGIQPVDKIENLMAKGTRHLSAHASNLQAESFR, from the coding sequence ATGACGAAGGCGTCAAAGGTCGATCTGGTAGGCGTCGGGCTCAACGCCACCGACACCGTCATCCCTCTCACGGACTACCCCTCCCGCGGGTCCAAAGTTGAGTACCGCACCGCAACCGTACTACCAGGCGGACAAGTCGCGTCCACCGTCGTCGCCTGTCAGCGCTGGGGTATGAGCACTCGATACGTAGGAAAGCTAGGCGATGACGCCGCCGCCGCGCTCCACCGCGAAGCCTTCGCCCATGCAGGCGTTGAAACACAACTGATCACAGCCGCAGGCGCAGCCAGCCCGCAATCTCTCATCCTCGTCGATGCTGGCGGCGAGCGAACCGTCCTCTGCAGGCGCGACGAGCGCCTCATCCTCCAGCCCGCCGATCTCGACCGCGAATGGGTCGTCAACGCCCGAGCCCTTCACGTCGACGGCCACGACACCGCCGCCGCAACTCTCGCAGCCACATGGGCCCGCGCCGCCGATATCCCGGTCATCGCCGATCTCGATGAACTCTATCCAGGCGTCGAAGAACTCATCGCAAATGTCGACTACCTCGTCGTAAGCAGAGACTTCCCACGCCGTCTCATGACCGAGCCCAACTTGGAAAAAGCGCTGCAAAAAATCCAACACCACTACGGATGCGCTCTGGTAGCCGCCACACTAGGAGAAGAAGGCGTCGTAGGGTGGGACGGCAAACAACTTCACCACGCATCCGCCTATTGTGTCTCGGTAGTCGATACCACCGGAGCGGGCGATATCTTCCACGCGGGCTTCATCTACGGTCTCCTTCAAAATTGGCCTCTCGAGCGGCAACTCGACTTCGCCTGCGCCGCCGCAGCCTTGAACTGTACAGCCGTCGGAGCTAGAGGCGGCATTCAGCCGGTCGACAAAATCGAAAACTTGATGGCAAAAGGCACTCGGCACCTCTCAGCGCATGCTTCTAATCTCCAGGCTGAATCATTTCGATAA
- a CDS encoding alpha-N-acetylglucosaminidase: MLRKQFFAIPLLTASLVTGSARAESPTAPAQAVLQRLMPNLAPQFQLALIPKPDHKDYFRVTGTQGHIRVEAATRPTLLYGVNWYLKYVAHLQISPDGSQLGPPNLSLPAPSAPIEKPALYPWRYALNENVDGYSAPYWDQQRWQHEIDILALSGTNAILIERGMDLVLYQTFRDAGYSDQAIRNWIVQPAHQNWQLMGNMCCFEAPISMELLEKRSRSAQQIIASLRSLGITPVLPGYYGIVPADFASLHPGAHVITQGDWNGFTRPGWLDPRDPNFNKLAASFYRHQHALYGDSAIYDMEIFQEGGAAGDVPVPEAAKKVQQALMHDHPNALWMLLGWQQNPTQELLSSLDTSHVLIAEIEQGRIPREDRDREFRGASWLYGGLWEFGGRTTMGAPLYDYAVRLPQMAAQPNSRIVGTAIFTEGMDTNPFAFDLYTEMAWHANPVTLTEWTDAYAIRRYGANDPHAQSAWQILLKTAYGYRADGNTQHGERDASQDSIFNAQPSLTATRAATWSPDVLRYNPSDFAPALTELLLVTPALRSTETYRYDLVDVARQTMANEGRRLLPLIKQAYDTKDKTAFATLTKQWLRDMELQNQLLQTSPFFLLGKWLSFVPRWASSPEELDRLNYDARSILTTWGDRKASEYGLHEYGNRDWAGLTSDYYMVRWQMYFDSLSTALNTGEAPKTIDWYAFGDQWNHSQKAYDATAHGDSYDAALAIAHTLHLAPNQQSEAHQ, translated from the coding sequence ATGCTTCGAAAGCAGTTCTTCGCGATTCCGCTCCTCACCGCCAGTCTGGTGACGGGGTCCGCACGCGCCGAATCGCCCACCGCGCCTGCCCAAGCGGTCCTCCAACGTCTCATGCCGAACCTCGCACCACAGTTTCAATTAGCTCTCATTCCGAAACCCGACCACAAGGACTACTTCCGCGTCACCGGTACGCAAGGCCACATCCGCGTCGAAGCGGCCACCCGACCCACTCTCTTATATGGCGTCAACTGGTATTTGAAGTACGTCGCGCATCTACAAATCTCCCCAGACGGCTCTCAACTTGGCCCTCCCAACCTGTCGCTCCCCGCGCCCTCCGCCCCAATCGAAAAGCCAGCCCTCTACCCCTGGCGCTACGCCCTCAACGAGAACGTTGACGGTTACTCCGCACCTTACTGGGATCAACAGCGCTGGCAACATGAGATCGACATCCTCGCTCTAAGCGGCACCAATGCCATCCTCATCGAGCGTGGTATGGACCTAGTTCTCTACCAGACCTTCCGCGACGCCGGCTACTCCGACCAGGCCATCCGCAACTGGATCGTCCAGCCTGCGCATCAGAACTGGCAGCTCATGGGTAACATGTGTTGCTTCGAGGCTCCCATCTCGATGGAGCTCCTCGAGAAACGATCCCGCTCCGCGCAACAAATCATCGCCTCACTACGCAGCCTCGGCATCACTCCCGTTCTACCCGGATACTACGGCATTGTCCCCGCCGACTTCGCCTCGCTTCACCCCGGCGCTCACGTCATCACGCAAGGAGACTGGAACGGATTCACCCGCCCAGGCTGGCTCGATCCACGCGATCCAAACTTCAACAAACTCGCGGCGTCCTTCTACCGCCATCAGCACGCTCTCTATGGCGACTCCGCAATCTACGATATGGAGATCTTCCAGGAAGGCGGCGCAGCCGGCGACGTCCCCGTTCCCGAAGCCGCAAAAAAAGTACAGCAAGCCCTCATGCACGACCATCCCAACGCCCTGTGGATGCTCCTCGGCTGGCAACAGAATCCAACCCAGGAGCTGCTCTCTTCCCTCGACACCAGCCACGTCCTCATCGCCGAAATCGAACAAGGTCGCATTCCCCGTGAGGATCGTGACCGCGAGTTTCGTGGCGCCTCCTGGCTCTACGGCGGCCTGTGGGAGTTTGGCGGGCGCACCACCATGGGCGCGCCACTTTACGACTATGCCGTTCGCCTTCCCCAGATGGCCGCGCAACCCAACAGCCGCATCGTCGGCACCGCCATCTTCACCGAAGGCATGGACACCAACCCCTTCGCCTTCGATCTCTATACAGAGATGGCCTGGCACGCCAATCCAGTCACCCTCACCGAGTGGACCGACGCCTACGCAATCCGCCGCTACGGAGCGAACGATCCACACGCTCAAAGCGCCTGGCAGATCCTACTCAAAACCGCCTACGGCTATCGCGCCGATGGCAACACACAACACGGCGAGCGCGACGCCTCACAGGACTCCATTTTCAACGCCCAACCATCTCTAACGGCAACCCGCGCCGCCACCTGGTCGCCGGATGTGCTCCGTTACAACCCATCCGACTTTGCCCCCGCCCTCACCGAACTTTTGCTGGTCACCCCCGCACTCCGCTCCACAGAAACCTACCGCTACGACCTGGTAGACGTAGCCCGTCAGACCATGGCCAACGAAGGCCGCCGCCTCCTGCCCCTCATCAAGCAGGCCTACGACACGAAAGACAAGACCGCCTTCGCCACCCTCACAAAGCAGTGGCTCCGCGACATGGAGCTACAGAACCAGCTACTGCAAACCAGTCCATTCTTCCTTCTTGGCAAATGGCTCTCATTTGTCCCGCGGTGGGCCTCTTCACCCGAAGAGCTTGATCGTCTCAACTATGACGCCCGCTCCATCCTCACTACCTGGGGCGACCGCAAAGCCAGCGAATACGGCCTCCACGAGTACGGCAACCGCGACTGGGCCGGCCTGACGAGCGATTACTACATGGTTCGCTGGCAGATGTACTTCGACTCGCTCTCCACCGCGCTCAACACCGGAGAAGCTCCGAAGACCATCGATTGGTACGCCTTCGGCGATCAGTGGAATCACAGCCAGAAAGCCTACGACGCCACAGCGCACGGCGACTCCTATGATGCCGCCCTGGCAATTGCGCATACACTTCATCTAGCTCCCAATCAACAATCCGAGGCGCACCAGTAA